In Pseudomonas fluorescens, a genomic segment contains:
- a CDS encoding homocysteine S-methyltransferase family protein has product MPATRTVILDGGMGRELQRRGAPFRQPEWSALALSEAPQAVEAVHAAYIQSGANVITSNSYAVVPFHIGEARFAAEGQALAALAGELARRAVEASGQAVRVAGSLPPLFGSYRPDLFEADRVNELLTPLVQGLAPHVDLWLAETQSSIVEAQAIHAGLPRDGKPFWLSFTLKDEDTDEVPRLRSGEPVVDAAEAAAQLGVEVLLFNCSQPEVIGAAIDAARQTFERLGVAIQIGAYANAFPPQPKEATANDGLDPLRDDLDPPGYLHWAADWQARGASHLGGCCGIGPEHIAVLAQKLA; this is encoded by the coding sequence ATGCCCGCAACACGCACAGTAATTCTCGATGGTGGCATGGGCCGCGAACTGCAACGCCGAGGCGCGCCGTTTCGGCAGCCGGAGTGGTCAGCGCTGGCGTTGAGTGAAGCTCCCCAGGCCGTGGAGGCGGTGCATGCGGCTTACATCCAGAGCGGCGCCAATGTGATCACCAGCAACAGCTACGCCGTTGTGCCGTTTCATATCGGCGAAGCCCGGTTTGCCGCCGAGGGCCAGGCCCTGGCGGCGCTGGCAGGTGAGTTGGCGCGGCGCGCGGTGGAGGCTTCCGGCCAGGCCGTACGCGTGGCAGGCTCATTGCCGCCGCTGTTTGGTTCTTATCGGCCAGACCTGTTTGAGGCCGACCGAGTCAACGAGTTGCTGACACCACTGGTGCAGGGCCTGGCCCCCCACGTCGACCTGTGGCTGGCGGAAACCCAGAGTTCGATCGTCGAGGCGCAGGCCATCCATGCCGGCCTGCCGCGGGATGGGAAACCGTTCTGGCTGTCATTTACCTTGAAGGATGAAGACACCGACGAAGTCCCGCGCCTGCGCTCCGGCGAACCGGTGGTAGACGCGGCCGAAGCGGCGGCACAACTGGGGGTGGAGGTCCTGCTGTTCAATTGCAGCCAACCTGAAGTGATTGGCGCGGCGATCGATGCGGCGCGCCAGACCTTCGAACGCTTGGGCGTGGCGATCCAGATCGGCGCCTACGCCAATGCGTTCCCGCCGCAACCCAAGGAGGCCACGGCCAACGACGGCCTCGACCCGCTGCGTGATGATCTCGACCCGCCCGGCTACCTGCACTGGGCCGCCGACTGGCAGGCGCGCGGCGCCAGCCACCTGGGCGGTTGCTGCGGGATCGGGCCGGAGCATATTGCGGTGTTGGCCCAGAAGCTGGCTTAA
- a CDS encoding GNAT family N-acetyltransferase, producing MPTSLADWKGVPAPTVQLLEGRFIRLEKLDPARHGDDLFNALQGPGADPKLWDYLPYGPFPERSAFNDWLNNHAAHSDPYFFSVIDRATGQVQGILSLMSIVPEHGRIEIGHVTFGAPMQRSPKSTEAVYLLAKYAFDQGYRRLEWKCNNANDRSKYAAERLGFSFEGVFRQHTVVKGKNRDTAWYSIIDSEWPTVGAGFEAWLSQANQAGSGQLKSLAECRRQAL from the coding sequence ATGCCCACTTCTCTCGCCGACTGGAAAGGCGTCCCGGCGCCCACCGTTCAACTGCTCGAAGGGCGCTTCATCCGCCTGGAGAAACTCGACCCGGCCCGCCATGGCGACGATCTGTTCAACGCCCTGCAAGGTCCCGGCGCCGATCCCAAGCTGTGGGACTATCTGCCCTATGGCCCCTTCCCCGAGCGCAGCGCCTTCAATGACTGGCTGAACAACCATGCTGCGCACAGCGACCCCTATTTTTTCAGCGTGATCGACCGTGCGACCGGCCAGGTCCAAGGCATCCTCAGCCTGATGTCCATCGTCCCGGAGCATGGCCGCATCGAAATCGGCCACGTGACCTTCGGCGCCCCGATGCAACGCTCGCCAAAAAGCACCGAGGCGGTGTACCTGCTGGCCAAGTACGCCTTTGACCAGGGCTATCGCCGCCTGGAATGGAAGTGCAACAACGCCAACGACCGCTCCAAATACGCGGCCGAACGGTTGGGCTTCAGTTTTGAAGGGGTGTTTCGCCAGCATACGGTGGTCAAGGGCAAGAACCGGGACACCGCGTGGTATTCGATCATCGACTCGGAATGGCCAACCGTTGGGGCGGGGTTTGAAGCGTGGTTGTCGCAGGCGAACCAGGCAGGTTCAGGCCAATTGAAAAGCCTGGCGGAGTGTCGCCGCCAGGCTCTTTAA
- a CDS encoding GNAT family N-acetyltransferase encodes MSQIDIRPVTAADHAAWLPLWQAYLKFYNTELPDAVSQNTWQRLIDPQEPTHSAMAWQDGKAVGMVNFIYHRSNWSIENSCYLQDLLVDPAQRGTGVGRKLIEFVYTTAKADGCCKVHWLTHETNATAIQLYERIAERPGFIQFRKGL; translated from the coding sequence ATGAGCCAGATCGATATCCGCCCCGTTACCGCCGCCGACCACGCCGCCTGGCTGCCGCTGTGGCAAGCGTACTTGAAGTTCTACAACACCGAACTGCCGGACGCCGTGAGCCAGAACACCTGGCAACGCCTGATCGATCCCCAGGAGCCAACCCATTCAGCCATGGCCTGGCAAGACGGCAAGGCCGTGGGCATGGTCAACTTCATCTACCACCGCTCCAACTGGAGCATCGAGAATTCCTGCTACCTGCAAGACTTGCTGGTGGACCCGGCCCAACGGGGTACGGGTGTCGGCCGCAAGCTGATCGAATTCGTCTACACCACCGCCAAGGCCGATGGTTGCTGCAAGGTGCATTGGCTGACCCACGAGACCAATGCCACCGCGATCCAGCTCTACGAGCGCATCGCCGAACGCCCTGGTTTCATCCAATTTCGCAAAGGTCTTTAA
- a CDS encoding FMN-binding negative transcriptional regulator gives MYTPRAFVLDDLPELQQLIQHTRLAQLVTFGEQGLQASHLPLLINPDEGPNGTLYGHLAKANPQWHDLQNGSDALVIFAGADAYISPAFYPAKAEHGKVVPTWNYIAVHAYGKAEVFTDAERVLAVVTALTDRHEGNRPQPWKVSDAPADYIDGMLKAIVAFALPIERLVGKRKLSQNRSAADIAGVQAGLATSVDVRDQTLARFMPQGAPE, from the coding sequence ATGTACACACCCCGCGCCTTTGTTCTCGACGATTTGCCCGAACTGCAGCAACTGATCCAGCACACCCGCCTGGCGCAGTTGGTGACCTTTGGTGAGCAAGGCCTGCAAGCCAGCCACCTGCCGCTGTTGATCAACCCCGACGAAGGCCCCAACGGCACACTCTACGGGCACTTGGCCAAAGCCAATCCCCAGTGGCACGACCTGCAAAATGGCAGCGATGCGCTGGTGATCTTTGCCGGCGCAGACGCCTACATCAGCCCGGCGTTTTACCCAGCGAAAGCCGAGCACGGCAAAGTGGTGCCCACCTGGAATTACATCGCGGTGCATGCCTATGGCAAGGCCGAGGTATTCACCGACGCCGAACGTGTGCTCGCCGTGGTCACCGCGCTGACCGATCGTCATGAAGGCAACCGCCCCCAGCCATGGAAAGTCAGCGACGCCCCGGCCGACTACATTGACGGCATGCTCAAGGCCATTGTTGCCTTCGCCCTGCCGATCGAGCGCCTGGTCGGCAAACGCAAACTCAGCCAGAACCGCAGCGCGGCGGATATCGCCGGCGTGCAGGCGGGCCTGGCCACCAGTGTCGACGTGCGCGACCAGACCCTCGCCCGCTTTATGCCTCAAGGAGCGCCAGAATGA
- a CDS encoding PLP-dependent aminotransferase family protein, whose protein sequence is MSSSAPPLSFNPAGIELDRRQGLTRQLYEALRQRVLDGRLVSGTRLPASRDLAAALSISRNSVVRAYDQLYAEGFIESRVGDGTYVAQLPTSKKLSTKLSTGFSTGLSPGLSTNDLQKEASAAEKVIHSLAMGRLETNHLPLPPVGPPRAFRVGVPAFDLFPFDVWAKLNAAFWRKPNLEHLCYGHPAGDERLRGLIAAYLRTSRGLQCTAEQIVITSGAQQAISLCAQLLVAPGDGVAVENPGYRAAGHAFALAGGRLHGVAVDGEGIDCTALSRLIDCRLAYVTPSHQYPLGVVMSLARRLELLAWAERSGGWIVEDDYDGEYRYSGAPLSPLAALDRSGRVLYVGTFGKVAFPALRLGYLVLPPTLVDAFARRRAVDVRHSEVSTQAVMAEFMAAGHFQRHIRRMRRAALSRRNALLNGWPSGLEGVSGLPNVAAGLHLTVRVDSLAREQQLVAQARAVAVEVNGLSSYWLPDSSTPPDLRAGLVLGFAAVPQADIAQALARLYKAWHCQPPSGRGHRRSGLFEEQ, encoded by the coding sequence ATGTCATCCAGTGCGCCGCCGTTATCGTTCAACCCAGCCGGCATTGAGCTGGATCGCCGCCAAGGGCTGACTCGCCAGCTGTACGAAGCGTTGCGCCAACGGGTGCTGGACGGTCGTCTGGTCAGTGGCACGCGGTTGCCCGCCAGCCGTGACCTGGCGGCGGCGCTGTCGATTTCTCGCAACAGTGTGGTGCGCGCCTACGATCAGCTCTACGCCGAGGGGTTTATTGAGAGCCGGGTCGGCGACGGCACTTATGTGGCGCAACTGCCCACCTCAAAAAAACTATCCACAAAACTATCCACAGGGTTTTCAACAGGCTTATCCCCAGGGTTATCCACAAATGACCTTCAAAAAGAGGCTTCAGCGGCCGAAAAAGTTATCCACAGTCTGGCCATGGGACGCCTTGAAACCAATCATTTGCCCCTGCCACCTGTGGGGCCACCTCGGGCATTTCGAGTGGGGGTGCCTGCATTCGATCTGTTCCCTTTCGATGTCTGGGCCAAGCTGAATGCGGCTTTCTGGCGCAAGCCGAACTTAGAACACCTGTGTTACGGCCACCCGGCGGGGGATGAACGACTGCGCGGGTTGATCGCTGCCTACTTGCGCACCTCCCGAGGCTTGCAGTGCACGGCTGAGCAAATTGTGATCACCAGTGGCGCGCAGCAGGCAATCAGCCTTTGTGCACAGTTGCTGGTGGCGCCTGGCGATGGGGTCGCGGTTGAAAACCCGGGTTACCGCGCGGCCGGGCATGCCTTTGCGCTTGCCGGGGGGCGTTTGCATGGCGTGGCGGTGGACGGGGAGGGCATTGATTGCACGGCGTTGAGCCGCCTCATCGACTGCCGTCTGGCCTATGTCACTCCGTCCCACCAGTACCCCCTGGGTGTGGTCATGAGCCTGGCCCGACGCCTGGAGTTGCTGGCCTGGGCGGAACGCAGCGGTGGCTGGATCGTCGAGGATGACTATGACGGCGAGTATCGCTACAGCGGCGCGCCCCTGTCGCCGCTGGCGGCGTTGGACCGTAGCGGGCGCGTGCTGTATGTGGGCACCTTCGGCAAAGTCGCGTTTCCGGCATTGCGCTTGGGCTACCTGGTATTGCCGCCAACCTTGGTCGATGCGTTTGCTCGGCGTCGTGCCGTGGATGTGCGGCACTCAGAGGTCAGCACCCAGGCGGTGATGGCCGAGTTCATGGCGGCGGGCCATTTCCAACGCCATATCCGCCGCATGCGCCGCGCCGCCCTCAGCCGGCGTAATGCGCTGCTGAACGGATGGCCGAGCGGACTCGAGGGGGTGAGCGGCCTGCCGAATGTCGCAGCGGGCCTGCACCTTACCGTGCGGGTGGACAGCCTGGCCCGTGAACAACAGTTGGTGGCGCAGGCTCGTGCGGTAGCGGTGGAGGTCAACGGCTTGAGCAGCTATTGGCTGCCCGACTCCAGCACGCCACCGGACCTGCGGGCCGGGCTGGTGCTGGGGTTTGCCGCAGTGCCGCAGGCGGATATCGCACAGGCCCTGGCGCGTCTCTACAAGGCCTGGCATTGCCAGCCGCCGTCAGGGCGCGGGCACCGACGGAGCGGGCTGTTTGAAGAACAGTAA
- a CDS encoding dermonecrotic toxin domain-containing protein, translated as MNDVVSPENSEILTQLSSGPSVREVASATLRQALDEMYPELEINPDLATVYQPQWYPVDDTILPGKPHTETLTSALARSAFSGEPVTYLDREHYLAYRSTGKPQAHLPVRIDAIARLINELAPLMFVAYQEQQMEFWNQSDGRGPRWRALAQALRNAWNVQEVDGWDADDCAIARTVFHYPDYVERQPRDKYGTRAYLVDIDMQDGAANQHINVTAVAVLIASHGDRSIILSYSIIDGYRKFVDTQALGESLQACIGNSSGETLNWRLLEPDGDFFEHQACSLIGLQVEAIGSLGFLTAEPQDLLSLKEGSTEAAQLLRLDQSHMGHIRRALPQWLLQASQADQSAYGRYMIDLANQNARDEGKTFMDGLPTITDFTRQALKALLTRDHPEATGLDPEHIVITVTSQVIWGTVTIPGRTQTETFSLVELALQNLIALPLGNKTVSYKSGRPTPAWLTPTYVEQLVTQANIGQSYPAQVNTQLLTNTEQALKRQQLYRGQLRLQLPLLALQYKIRDQFNIDEQGYRYVRAAMATHAQERRVDGDEVVIRPLALRPKWRVLGGADTVDNMFIIGPQEPKNGPCLLYRPLSDAPLMQFPSLANLLYAIKQDTPLRQSVLAWLPEAVRSDYAQFVFPGSVPSPWILPTLLSEPVSSLVMSGPIEFSTQALSTDPFTELYNANARALVTLADRQSVSNAEARWESLKHAGWLILNNALPFLGRTVGAAAWIWQIMDDIQHIIDAEASGDRPASTSALVDAFLTLGLVLALHISLQHAPTRTLEKPALAPEPPLRRKPVFIQKPTVSTADLTPTHEPILRSSGALTRGRLSLAKLLDSFSLPKPEGLAAQTVTPGPHLHLYAKGQAWYAPVGERWFEVTIDENDAVMIIDPKDPRREGPSLINNRLGQWFVDTRLRLRGGGLRSRRKKGERLRPPKIHELREQLEAFDSRTMQRREQIIESQRAIDAATPADREAASTAFLTQVSTRLSELDVPIAQLKSLNLLDSVPNYQEAMLEYLDEQMILARSATAEQLERFQESLNTASQFLDDPEPSDTQAALEDCRAIDLQAQDLINRFSDLHSRFNEARALGEKGVMRAQHNEKLLPKIELENLKAFRITLSRFLCIKENAPAGSATARAVVNQIVEKTELAVQSLCETLQPDTPVPLDDQIEALDSLVEQFTSLDQSLADLPADFPDDVHRPALGDLRALTEEFSQRAVKRLTALLRQRKAWESHVAGPSRPVPRPQKKVIKTRFQGVVVGEERAPLSGESTPLVEVKQPLTGKVIALFHEKEPGVWVEHERPSAPSTHAMPRTVSAAIASGQTLLDEMEPFIERTKGLASDTRRLPVEIEERFHRQIKQLEQAGRDIEEALTASNLTESGAPSAALINRNLDTAVKRLYDEGRRLKLNMLKQRPPTAAHVELLYREKEIVIKPLPGSRSKLSGRNKGYLKEYEILDTQSSNALWYAHFHYKELVGPEEAYTAAHLKTKAQRRLGGKYQTPTRTDDHESIAVYRSEIGPHLARLLFFKQPAPSVPAP; from the coding sequence ATGAACGATGTTGTTTCACCCGAAAACAGCGAAATACTGACCCAACTGAGCTCCGGCCCTTCCGTGCGTGAAGTGGCCTCGGCCACCCTGCGCCAGGCCTTGGACGAGATGTACCCGGAACTGGAAATCAACCCGGACCTGGCCACGGTGTATCAACCCCAATGGTATCCGGTGGATGACACAATCCTCCCGGGCAAGCCGCACACCGAAACCCTCACGAGCGCACTGGCGCGCAGTGCCTTTTCCGGCGAGCCGGTGACCTATCTGGACCGTGAACACTATCTGGCCTATCGCTCGACGGGTAAACCGCAAGCGCACCTGCCCGTCAGAATCGACGCGATTGCCCGGCTGATCAACGAGCTGGCGCCGCTGATGTTTGTCGCCTACCAGGAACAGCAGATGGAATTCTGGAACCAAAGCGACGGCAGGGGCCCGCGCTGGCGAGCCTTGGCCCAGGCATTGCGTAATGCCTGGAATGTGCAGGAAGTCGACGGCTGGGACGCCGACGACTGCGCCATTGCCCGCACGGTGTTTCATTACCCCGATTACGTCGAGCGCCAGCCCCGCGACAAATATGGAACGCGGGCCTACCTGGTGGACATCGATATGCAGGATGGTGCAGCCAACCAGCATATTAACGTCACGGCAGTTGCCGTACTGATCGCCAGCCACGGCGACCGGTCCATCATCCTCAGCTACTCGATCATCGACGGGTACAGAAAATTCGTCGACACCCAGGCGCTCGGCGAATCACTGCAGGCATGCATTGGCAACTCATCCGGTGAAACCCTGAACTGGCGGCTGCTGGAGCCAGACGGTGATTTTTTCGAACACCAGGCCTGCAGTTTGATTGGCCTGCAAGTCGAGGCCATTGGCTCGCTCGGTTTTTTAACCGCTGAACCCCAGGACCTGCTGTCCCTGAAAGAAGGCAGCACAGAAGCTGCCCAACTCCTGCGGCTCGATCAGTCGCATATGGGCCATATCCGACGCGCCTTACCGCAATGGTTGCTGCAAGCCTCGCAGGCCGATCAATCGGCTTACGGGCGCTACATGATCGACCTCGCCAATCAGAACGCCCGGGACGAGGGGAAAACCTTCATGGACGGCCTGCCGACTATCACCGATTTTACGCGCCAGGCCCTGAAGGCATTGCTCACCCGGGATCACCCCGAGGCCACCGGCCTGGACCCTGAGCACATTGTAATAACGGTCACCAGCCAAGTGATCTGGGGCACGGTCACGATACCTGGCAGGACGCAAACCGAGACATTCAGCCTGGTTGAATTGGCCTTGCAAAACCTGATCGCGCTCCCGCTGGGAAACAAAACCGTGAGCTACAAAAGTGGGCGCCCGACACCCGCCTGGCTGACGCCCACCTATGTGGAACAACTGGTCACCCAGGCGAATATCGGCCAAAGCTACCCGGCGCAGGTCAACACGCAGTTATTGACCAACACCGAACAAGCCTTGAAGCGTCAACAGTTGTACCGCGGGCAGCTACGCCTGCAACTGCCCTTGCTGGCCTTGCAGTACAAAATCCGCGACCAGTTCAACATTGATGAACAGGGTTATCGCTATGTGCGCGCGGCGATGGCCACCCATGCGCAGGAACGCCGGGTGGATGGCGATGAAGTGGTCATTCGCCCCTTGGCGCTACGCCCAAAGTGGCGTGTGCTAGGCGGTGCGGACACCGTCGACAACATGTTTATCATCGGGCCGCAGGAGCCGAAAAACGGCCCATGCCTCTTGTATCGACCGCTTTCCGACGCGCCTTTGATGCAATTCCCCTCATTGGCCAACCTGCTTTACGCGATCAAGCAAGACACACCATTGCGCCAATCAGTACTCGCGTGGCTTCCCGAAGCCGTACGTTCGGACTACGCCCAGTTCGTCTTCCCCGGTAGCGTGCCTTCGCCCTGGATACTCCCCACGCTGCTCAGCGAGCCGGTGAGTTCATTGGTGATGAGTGGTCCCATCGAATTCAGTACCCAGGCCCTGAGCACAGATCCCTTCACTGAACTTTACAACGCTAACGCCCGTGCCCTGGTGACCTTGGCCGACCGCCAGTCAGTCTCCAATGCCGAAGCTCGCTGGGAGAGCCTGAAGCACGCGGGCTGGCTGATTCTCAATAATGCGTTGCCATTCCTGGGCCGAACCGTGGGTGCCGCGGCCTGGATCTGGCAAATCATGGACGATATCCAGCACATCATCGATGCCGAGGCGAGCGGCGACCGCCCGGCCAGCACCTCGGCGCTGGTGGATGCGTTCCTGACCCTGGGCCTGGTCCTGGCCCTGCATATCAGCCTCCAGCACGCGCCGACACGCACACTTGAAAAGCCCGCCCTGGCACCCGAGCCGCCGCTACGGCGCAAACCTGTGTTCATTCAAAAACCCACCGTCAGCACCGCCGACCTGACCCCAACCCATGAACCGATACTGCGCAGCAGCGGTGCATTGACCCGTGGCCGCCTCAGCCTGGCCAAGCTGCTGGACAGCTTCAGCCTGCCCAAACCCGAAGGGTTGGCGGCCCAAACCGTCACGCCTGGGCCCCACCTGCACCTGTATGCCAAGGGCCAAGCATGGTATGCCCCTGTAGGGGAGCGTTGGTTTGAGGTGACCATCGACGAAAATGACGCGGTGATGATTATCGACCCCAAGGACCCGCGACGGGAGGGGCCATCCTTGATCAACAACCGCCTGGGGCAGTGGTTTGTCGACACCCGGCTGCGGCTGCGGGGCGGCGGGCTGCGTAGCCGACGCAAGAAAGGCGAGCGCCTGAGGCCGCCGAAAATCCACGAGTTACGCGAACAACTGGAGGCTTTCGACTCCCGGACCATGCAGCGGCGCGAGCAAATCATTGAGTCCCAGAGAGCCATCGACGCGGCAACTCCGGCCGATCGTGAAGCCGCCAGCACCGCCTTCCTCACACAGGTTTCCACACGCCTGAGTGAGTTGGACGTGCCGATCGCCCAGCTGAAATCGTTGAACCTGCTCGATAGCGTGCCCAATTACCAGGAGGCCATGCTCGAATACCTGGACGAGCAGATGATACTGGCGCGAAGCGCCACGGCCGAACAGCTGGAGCGTTTTCAGGAGAGCTTGAACACGGCCTCTCAATTCCTGGACGATCCCGAGCCGTCAGATACACAAGCAGCGCTGGAAGACTGCCGCGCCATCGACCTGCAGGCCCAGGACTTGATCAATCGCTTCAGTGACCTGCACTCGCGTTTCAACGAGGCCCGCGCCCTGGGCGAGAAGGGTGTGATGCGGGCTCAACACAATGAAAAGCTATTACCCAAGATAGAACTGGAGAATCTCAAGGCCTTCAGGATCACCTTGTCGCGTTTCCTATGTATTAAGGAGAACGCCCCGGCCGGCTCAGCGACCGCCCGTGCGGTCGTCAACCAGATCGTCGAAAAAACCGAACTGGCGGTACAGAGCCTCTGCGAAACCTTGCAACCAGATACCCCGGTTCCGCTGGATGACCAGATCGAAGCCCTCGATAGCCTGGTGGAACAGTTCACCAGCCTGGACCAAAGCCTGGCCGACTTACCGGCTGACTTTCCCGATGATGTGCATCGGCCTGCCCTTGGAGACCTGCGAGCGCTCACCGAGGAGTTCTCCCAGCGCGCGGTCAAACGCTTGACGGCATTGCTGCGCCAGCGAAAAGCCTGGGAGTCGCACGTGGCGGGCCCGTCCAGGCCCGTGCCGAGGCCGCAGAAAAAGGTGATCAAGACCCGCTTCCAGGGCGTGGTGGTAGGAGAAGAGCGCGCGCCATTAAGTGGCGAATCCACTCCCCTGGTGGAGGTGAAGCAACCGCTGACCGGCAAAGTGATTGCCTTGTTTCATGAAAAGGAACCGGGGGTGTGGGTGGAGCACGAGCGCCCGAGCGCGCCATCGACACACGCCATGCCACGCACCGTGAGCGCCGCCATTGCCAGCGGCCAGACGTTGCTCGACGAGATGGAGCCCTTCATCGAGCGCACCAAGGGCCTGGCCAGTGACACACGACGGTTGCCCGTGGAAATCGAAGAGCGTTTCCACCGCCAGATCAAACAGTTGGAACAGGCCGGCCGTGATATCGAGGAGGCATTGACCGCCAGCAACCTGACTGAAAGCGGGGCTCCGTCGGCAGCCCTGATCAATCGTAATCTCGATACGGCGGTCAAGCGCCTCTATGACGAGGGACGCCGGCTCAAGCTCAACATGCTCAAGCAGCGCCCACCCACAGCCGCCCATGTCGAACTGCTGTACCGCGAAAAAGAGATCGTTATCAAACCGTTGCCCGGCTCACGCAGCAAGCTCTCCGGGCGCAACAAAGGCTATTTGAAGGAGTACGAGATTCTCGACACGCAAAGCTCGAATGCGCTGTGGTATGCCCACTTTCACTATAAAGAGCTGGTAGGTCCCGAAGAGGCTTACACCGCCGCACACCTCAAGACCAAGGCGCAGCGACGATTGGGTGGCAAGTACCAGACACCGACCAGAACCGACGACCACGAGAGCATCGCCGTGTACCGCAGCGAAATAGGCCCTCACCTGGCCCGTTTACTGTTCTTCAAACAGCCCGCTCCGTCGGTGCCCGCGCCCTGA
- a CDS encoding polyamine ABC transporter substrate-binding protein: MKMLKSLVLCAAVISGMVHAEEKTLRVYNWFDYITPKALEDFKAQNPNLKLVYDIFDTNEALEAKLLTGNSGYDVVVPSNVFLAKQIEAGVFQPLDRSQLPNWNHLDPKLMKLIEANDPGNKFAVPYMYGTILIGFNPDKVKAALGADAPVDSWDLIFKEENISKLKQCGVALLDSPSEILPLALQHLGLDPNSRNPKDYDKAEALLLKIRPYITYFHSSKYMADIANGDICVAVGYSGSFSQAANRAKEAKNGVTVDMRLPKEGAPIWFDMLAIPKGAKNPQDAYTFINYLLQPQVIAPISDFVGYPNPNKDATEQVDPSIRNNPNLYPTEAAMATLYTLKPLGRDAERARTRAWTKIKSGT; the protein is encoded by the coding sequence ATGAAGATGCTCAAGTCACTCGTGCTGTGCGCCGCCGTTATCAGCGGCATGGTCCACGCTGAAGAAAAAACCCTGCGAGTCTACAACTGGTTCGACTACATCACGCCCAAGGCACTGGAAGACTTCAAGGCACAGAACCCCAACCTCAAGCTGGTGTACGACATCTTCGACACCAACGAAGCCCTGGAAGCCAAGCTGCTCACCGGCAACTCCGGGTATGACGTGGTGGTGCCGTCCAATGTGTTCCTGGCCAAGCAGATCGAAGCCGGGGTGTTCCAGCCACTGGACCGCAGCCAACTGCCGAACTGGAACCACCTCGATCCCAAGCTGATGAAGCTGATCGAGGCCAATGACCCCGGCAATAAATTCGCCGTGCCCTATATGTACGGCACCATCCTGATCGGCTTCAACCCGGACAAGGTCAAGGCCGCGCTGGGCGCCGATGCGCCGGTGGACAGCTGGGACCTGATCTTCAAGGAAGAGAACATCAGCAAGCTCAAACAATGCGGCGTCGCACTGCTCGACTCGCCGTCCGAGATCCTGCCGCTGGCCCTGCAGCACCTGGGCCTGGATCCCAACAGCCGCAACCCCAAGGACTATGACAAAGCCGAAGCGCTGCTGCTGAAGATCCGTCCCTACATCACCTACTTCCACTCCTCCAAATACATGGCGGATATCGCCAATGGAGACATCTGCGTGGCCGTCGGTTATTCCGGCAGCTTCTCCCAGGCTGCCAACCGCGCCAAGGAAGCCAAGAACGGCGTGACCGTTGACATGCGCCTGCCCAAGGAAGGGGCACCGATCTGGTTCGACATGCTCGCCATTCCCAAAGGGGCGAAGAACCCGCAAGACGCCTACACCTTTATCAACTACCTGTTGCAACCGCAGGTGATCGCGCCGATCAGCGATTTTGTCGGCTACCCCAACCCCAACAAGGACGCCACCGAACAGGTCGACCCCTCGATTCGCAACAACCCCAACCTGTACCCGACTGAGGCGGCGATGGCCACGCTCTATACGCTCAAGCCGCTGGGGCGTGACGCCGAACGCGCCCGCACGCGGGCCTGGACCAAGATCAAGTCCGGGACATAA